A genomic stretch from Malus domestica chromosome 15, GDT2T_hap1 includes:
- the LOC139192190 gene encoding N-glycosylase/DNA lyase OGG1 isoform X2 has product MKQTSLFTVIPLLSFPLPGSGGNCSADLRKFLFVPTISMLSLHLRSLSTMSKRQRPINSPPSTPQTPQTHNSKRPKLPLVPTTKWVPLNLTQSELSLPLTFPTGQTFRWRQTGPLQYTGVVGCHLVSLEHLPNGDVSYCLHSTTSSERGLAEAALLDFLNMGISLAGMWEVFSASDSRFAELAGYLGGARVLRQDPVECLVQFLCSSNNNIQRITKMVDFVSSLGNHLGSVGGFEFHEFPSLERLSMVSEKEFREAGFGYRAKYITGTVKALQLKPGGGAEWLLSLRKMELEEVIEALSTLPGVGPKVAACIALFSLDQHHAIPVDTHVWQRHL; this is encoded by the exons ATGAAGCAAACTTCCCTTTTTACCGTCATCCCTctcctctctttccctctccccGGGTCTGGAGGGAATTGCTCTGCAGACCTCAGAAAATTCTTATTCGTACCCACCATTTCCATGCTCTCACTGCACCTGAGATCTCTCTCAACCATGAGCAAGCGACAAAGACCCATCAATTCTCCTCCATCGACCCCCCAAACTCCGCAAACCCACAACTCCAAAAGACCCAAATTACCCCTCGTACCCACCACCAAGTGGGTCCCACTCAACCTCACCCAATCGGAGCTCTCCCTTCCCCTCACCTTCCCTACCGGCCAAACCTTCCGGTGGCGGCAGACTGGCCCTCTCCAGTACACCGGCGTCGTCGGGTGCCACCTTGTCTCCCTCGAGCACCTCCCGAACGGCGACGTTTCCTACTGCCTACACAGCACCACCTCCTCCGAGCGCGGCCTCGCGGAGGCGGCCCTGCTCGATTTTCTCAATATGGGTATATCTCTGGCGGGAATGTGGGAGGTTTTCTCGGCGTCGGATTCGCGGTTCGCCGAGCTCGCTGGGTATTTGGGCGGGGCTAGAGTGCTGCGGCAAGACCCGGTTGAGTGTTTGGTTCAGTTTCTTTGTTCGTCGAATAACAACATTCAGAGGATTACAAAAATGGTGGATTTTGTGTCGTCGTTGGGGAACCATTTGGGGTCTGTTGGAGGTTTTGAGTTCCATGAATTTCCATCTTTGGAGCGCTTGTCGATGGTGTCAGAGAAAGAGTTCAGAGAAGCTGGCTTTGGCTATAG GGCCAAGTACATTACTGGCACTGTAAAAGCTTTGCAGTTAAAACCTGGTGGAGGTGCAGAGTGGCTTTTGTCTCTGCGTAAAATGGAGCTTGAGGAGGTGATTGAAGCTCTTTCGACTTTGCCTGGAGTTGGTCCCAAGGTGGCGGCATGTATAGCTCTATTCTCGCTCGACCAACACCATGCCATTCCTGTTGATACACACGTGTGGCAG AGGCATTTGTGA
- the LOC139192189 gene encoding beta-galactosidase 16 isoform X1 translates to MEMVRVLLCSFALLLMSFACNSDAGDVTYDGRSLIINGERKVLFSGSIHYPRSTPEMWPSLIAKAKEGGIDVIQTYVFWNLHERQQGKFDFSGRNDIISFIKEVQNQGLYVTLRIGPFIESEWTYGGLPIWLRDIPGIVYRSDNEPFKIEMEKWTTRIVYMMKSEKLYASLGGPIILSQIENEYKMIEPAFHERGPPYVRWAAAMAVGLQTGVPWVMCKQDDAPDPVINTCNGMKCGETFTGPNSPNKPALWTENWTSQYQVYGDKPLLRSAEDIAYQVALFIAKFRGSYVNYYMYHGGTNFGRSASAFVITSYYDEAPLDEYGSVRQPKWGHLKELHAAVKLASNPLLSGGHTNVSLGELQDAYVFQVKSGECAAFLVNKGPKDASVVFQNSPYQLPRKSISILPDCKTVAFNTAKVNAQQSTRSWQVTQKFDSTERWEEYKEAIPNFDNTVSRANTLPEQLFTTKDESDYLWYTISLKQDSNTQSKLVVQSRGHVLHAFVNGVFVGSAHGRHRNERFSLEQTVILNKGVNSLSFLSAMVGLPDSGAYLERRVGGLRKVLIEERDLSKNSWGYRVGLSGEKLEIYTDAGSSKVEWNKLGSSANQPLKWFKTHFDAPAGNDPIALNLGSMGKGEAFVNGQSIGRYWVLFQTPEGKPSQTWYHVPRAFLKPTGNLLVLLEEENGDPLKVSLDKISVAQVCGLVSETHLPPVVKWLGLKTQNQNNTRKNRDRRPKVQLSCPPKRNISKVLFASFGNPSGDCQNYSTGSCHSSISTAIVEQVCIGKRRCSILLSKNRFGDPCPGISKTLLVDAQCT, encoded by the exons ATGTGGCCATCTTTGATAGCCAAAGCCAAGGAAGGAGGAATAGATGTGATACAAACATACGTGTTTTGGAACCTTCATGAACGCCAACAAGGAAAA TTTGATTTCAGTGGAAGAAATGATATAATAAGCTTTATTAAGGAAGTCCAAAACCAAGGCCTTTATGTCACCCTTAGAATCGGACCTTTCATCGAGAGTGAATGGACGTACGG GGGTCTACCAATTTGGTTAAGGGATATTCCTGGCATTGTCTATCGATCCGATAATGAACCATTCAAG ATTGAAATGGAAAAATGGACAACCAGAATAGTCTATATGATGAAATCAGAAAAATTGTACGCTTCTCTAGGTGGACCAATTATATTGTCACAG ATTGAGAACGAGTACAAAATGATAGAACCAGCTTTTCATGAAAGGGGACCTCCTTATGTTCGTTGGGCTGCAGCAATGGCGGTCGGGCTTCAAACTGGTGTGCCCTGGGTTATGTGCAAACAAGATGATGCTCCAGATCCCGTG ATCAACACATGCAATGGAATGAAGTGTGGAGAAACCTTTACTGGTCCTAATTCTCCCAATAAGCCAGCACTTTGGACAGAGAATTGGACAAGCCA ATACCAAGTATATGGTGACAAACCATTACTAAGATCGGCTGAAGATATCGCGTATCAAGTTGCACTGTTTATTGCAAAGTTCAGAGGAAGCTATGTAAATTATTATATG TATCATGGAGGAACCAATTTCGGAAGATCAGCCTCTGCATTTGTGATCACTAGCTACTATGATGAAGCTCCTCTTGATGAGTATG GTTCAGTAAGGCAACCGAAATGGGGTCATCTGAAGGAACTGCACGCCGCGGTAAAGCTAGCCTCCAATCCTCTGCTCTCTGGAGGCCATACCAATGTCTCTTTGGGTGAACTGCAAGAT GCCTATGTATTCCAAGTTAAGTCTGGAGAATGTGCTGCTTTCTTAGTGAACAAGGGACCTAAAGATGCGAGTGTTGTCTTTCAAAATTCTCCGTATCAGTTGCCTCGAAAGTCAATCAGTATCCTGCCAGACTGCAAAACTGTAGCCTTCAACACTGCAAAG GTAAACGCACAACAGTCTACTAGATCATGGCAGGTAACCCAAAAGTTTGATTCAACAGAGCGATGGGAAGAGTACAAGGAAGCTATTCCTAATTTTGACAACACTGTGTCGCGAGCAAACACATTGCCAGAGCAATTGTTCACAACAAAAGACGAATCTGATTACCTTTGGTACACTATCAG CCTTAAGCAAGATTCAAATACTCAATCTAAATTAGTTGTTCAATCGCGAGGACATGTCTTGCACGCATTTGTAAACGGAGTATTTGTAG GATCTGCACATGGAAGGCACAGGAATGAAAGGTTTTCCTTGGAGCAGACTGTTATACTTAACAAAGGGGTGaactctctctcatttcttagCGCAATGGTCGGATTACCG GATTCGGGAGCATATCTAGAGCGTAGAGTGGGCGGATTACGTAAAGTACTGATTGAAGAGAGAGATTTGAGCAAAAACTCATGGGGCTATCGGGTTGGGCTGTCTGGAGAGAAGTTAGAAATCTACACAGATGCCGGATCAAGTAAAGTTGAATGGAATAAGTTGGGAAGCTCCGCTAATCAACCACTCAAATGGTTTAAG ACTCATTTTGATGCACCAGCAGGAAATGATCCTATTGCATTAAATCTCGGTTCCATGGGAAAGGGTGAAGCCTTTGTCAATGGACAAAGTATCGGTCGATATTGGGTCTTGTTTCAAACCCCGGAAGGCAAACCTTCCCAGACATG GTACCATGTACCTCGAGCCTTCCTCAAGCCTACCGGCAATCTATTAGTTCTCCTGGAAGAAGAAAATGGCGACCCCCTCAAAGTTTCTTTGGACAAAATTTCAGTAGCACAAGTTTGCGGGCTTGTGTCCGAGACACATTTACCCCCAGTGGTCAAATGGTTAGGTCTGAAAACTCAGAACCAAAACAACACTAGAAAGAACCGCGACAGAAGGCCAAAAGTTCAGCTCAGTTGTCCTCCCAAGAGGAACATCTCCAAGGTCTTGTTCGCAAGCTTTGGCAACCCTTCTGGTGATTGTCAAAATTATTCCACCGGAAGCTGCCACTCATCTATTTCTACAGCAATCGTAGAGCAG GTTTGTATCGGTAAGAGGAGATGTTCTATCCTTCTATCGAAGAACAGGTTCGGCGATCCATGCCCAGGCATCAGCAAAACTCTGTTGGTCGATGCACAATGCACGTGA
- the LOC139192190 gene encoding N-glycosylase/DNA lyase OGG1 isoform X1, which translates to MKQTSLFTVIPLLSFPLPGSGGNCSADLRKFLFVPTISMLSLHLRSLSTMSKRQRPINSPPSTPQTPQTHNSKRPKLPLVPTTKWVPLNLTQSELSLPLTFPTGQTFRWRQTGPLQYTGVVGCHLVSLEHLPNGDVSYCLHSTTSSERGLAEAALLDFLNMGISLAGMWEVFSASDSRFAELAGYLGGARVLRQDPVECLVQFLCSSNNNIQRITKMVDFVSSLGNHLGSVGGFEFHEFPSLERLSMVSEKEFREAGFGYRAKYITGTVKALQLKPGGGAEWLLSLRKMELEEVIEALSTLPGVGPKVAACIALFSLDQHHAIPVDTHVWQIATRYLIPELAGARLTPKLCVRVAEAFVSKYGKYAGWAQTVLFIAELPSQKALLPAHFTSAKESKATKKKDRESHTVVETPTVE; encoded by the exons ATGAAGCAAACTTCCCTTTTTACCGTCATCCCTctcctctctttccctctccccGGGTCTGGAGGGAATTGCTCTGCAGACCTCAGAAAATTCTTATTCGTACCCACCATTTCCATGCTCTCACTGCACCTGAGATCTCTCTCAACCATGAGCAAGCGACAAAGACCCATCAATTCTCCTCCATCGACCCCCCAAACTCCGCAAACCCACAACTCCAAAAGACCCAAATTACCCCTCGTACCCACCACCAAGTGGGTCCCACTCAACCTCACCCAATCGGAGCTCTCCCTTCCCCTCACCTTCCCTACCGGCCAAACCTTCCGGTGGCGGCAGACTGGCCCTCTCCAGTACACCGGCGTCGTCGGGTGCCACCTTGTCTCCCTCGAGCACCTCCCGAACGGCGACGTTTCCTACTGCCTACACAGCACCACCTCCTCCGAGCGCGGCCTCGCGGAGGCGGCCCTGCTCGATTTTCTCAATATGGGTATATCTCTGGCGGGAATGTGGGAGGTTTTCTCGGCGTCGGATTCGCGGTTCGCCGAGCTCGCTGGGTATTTGGGCGGGGCTAGAGTGCTGCGGCAAGACCCGGTTGAGTGTTTGGTTCAGTTTCTTTGTTCGTCGAATAACAACATTCAGAGGATTACAAAAATGGTGGATTTTGTGTCGTCGTTGGGGAACCATTTGGGGTCTGTTGGAGGTTTTGAGTTCCATGAATTTCCATCTTTGGAGCGCTTGTCGATGGTGTCAGAGAAAGAGTTCAGAGAAGCTGGCTTTGGCTATAG GGCCAAGTACATTACTGGCACTGTAAAAGCTTTGCAGTTAAAACCTGGTGGAGGTGCAGAGTGGCTTTTGTCTCTGCGTAAAATGGAGCTTGAGGAGGTGATTGAAGCTCTTTCGACTTTGCCTGGAGTTGGTCCCAAGGTGGCGGCATGTATAGCTCTATTCTCGCTCGACCAACACCATGCCATTCCTGTTGATACACACGTGTGGCAG ATTGCTACACGATACCTCATACCTGAGCTAGCAGGTGCTCGTCTGACGCCTAAGCTCTGTGTCCGTGTGGCAGAGGCATTTGTGAGTAAATACGGGAAATATGCAGGATGGGCTCAAACTGTGCTTTTTATTGCTGAATTACCTTCACAAAAGGCCCTTCTACCAGCTCATTTTACAAGTGCAAAAGAGAGTAAAGCTACAAAGAAAAAGGATCGTGAATCGCACACTGTAGTGGAAACTCCAACTGTTGAGTAG
- the LOC139192189 gene encoding beta-galactosidase 16 isoform X2 produces MWPSLIAKAKEGGIDVIQTYVFWNLHERQQGKFDFSGRNDIISFIKEVQNQGLYVTLRIGPFIESEWTYGGLPIWLRDIPGIVYRSDNEPFKIEMEKWTTRIVYMMKSEKLYASLGGPIILSQIENEYKMIEPAFHERGPPYVRWAAAMAVGLQTGVPWVMCKQDDAPDPVINTCNGMKCGETFTGPNSPNKPALWTENWTSQYQVYGDKPLLRSAEDIAYQVALFIAKFRGSYVNYYMYHGGTNFGRSASAFVITSYYDEAPLDEYGSVRQPKWGHLKELHAAVKLASNPLLSGGHTNVSLGELQDAYVFQVKSGECAAFLVNKGPKDASVVFQNSPYQLPRKSISILPDCKTVAFNTAKVNAQQSTRSWQVTQKFDSTERWEEYKEAIPNFDNTVSRANTLPEQLFTTKDESDYLWYTISLKQDSNTQSKLVVQSRGHVLHAFVNGVFVGSAHGRHRNERFSLEQTVILNKGVNSLSFLSAMVGLPDSGAYLERRVGGLRKVLIEERDLSKNSWGYRVGLSGEKLEIYTDAGSSKVEWNKLGSSANQPLKWFKTHFDAPAGNDPIALNLGSMGKGEAFVNGQSIGRYWVLFQTPEGKPSQTWYHVPRAFLKPTGNLLVLLEEENGDPLKVSLDKISVAQVCGLVSETHLPPVVKWLGLKTQNQNNTRKNRDRRPKVQLSCPPKRNISKVLFASFGNPSGDCQNYSTGSCHSSISTAIVEQVCIGKRRCSILLSKNRFGDPCPGISKTLLVDAQCT; encoded by the exons ATGTGGCCATCTTTGATAGCCAAAGCCAAGGAAGGAGGAATAGATGTGATACAAACATACGTGTTTTGGAACCTTCATGAACGCCAACAAGGAAAA TTTGATTTCAGTGGAAGAAATGATATAATAAGCTTTATTAAGGAAGTCCAAAACCAAGGCCTTTATGTCACCCTTAGAATCGGACCTTTCATCGAGAGTGAATGGACGTACGG GGGTCTACCAATTTGGTTAAGGGATATTCCTGGCATTGTCTATCGATCCGATAATGAACCATTCAAG ATTGAAATGGAAAAATGGACAACCAGAATAGTCTATATGATGAAATCAGAAAAATTGTACGCTTCTCTAGGTGGACCAATTATATTGTCACAG ATTGAGAACGAGTACAAAATGATAGAACCAGCTTTTCATGAAAGGGGACCTCCTTATGTTCGTTGGGCTGCAGCAATGGCGGTCGGGCTTCAAACTGGTGTGCCCTGGGTTATGTGCAAACAAGATGATGCTCCAGATCCCGTG ATCAACACATGCAATGGAATGAAGTGTGGAGAAACCTTTACTGGTCCTAATTCTCCCAATAAGCCAGCACTTTGGACAGAGAATTGGACAAGCCA ATACCAAGTATATGGTGACAAACCATTACTAAGATCGGCTGAAGATATCGCGTATCAAGTTGCACTGTTTATTGCAAAGTTCAGAGGAAGCTATGTAAATTATTATATG TATCATGGAGGAACCAATTTCGGAAGATCAGCCTCTGCATTTGTGATCACTAGCTACTATGATGAAGCTCCTCTTGATGAGTATG GTTCAGTAAGGCAACCGAAATGGGGTCATCTGAAGGAACTGCACGCCGCGGTAAAGCTAGCCTCCAATCCTCTGCTCTCTGGAGGCCATACCAATGTCTCTTTGGGTGAACTGCAAGAT GCCTATGTATTCCAAGTTAAGTCTGGAGAATGTGCTGCTTTCTTAGTGAACAAGGGACCTAAAGATGCGAGTGTTGTCTTTCAAAATTCTCCGTATCAGTTGCCTCGAAAGTCAATCAGTATCCTGCCAGACTGCAAAACTGTAGCCTTCAACACTGCAAAG GTAAACGCACAACAGTCTACTAGATCATGGCAGGTAACCCAAAAGTTTGATTCAACAGAGCGATGGGAAGAGTACAAGGAAGCTATTCCTAATTTTGACAACACTGTGTCGCGAGCAAACACATTGCCAGAGCAATTGTTCACAACAAAAGACGAATCTGATTACCTTTGGTACACTATCAG CCTTAAGCAAGATTCAAATACTCAATCTAAATTAGTTGTTCAATCGCGAGGACATGTCTTGCACGCATTTGTAAACGGAGTATTTGTAG GATCTGCACATGGAAGGCACAGGAATGAAAGGTTTTCCTTGGAGCAGACTGTTATACTTAACAAAGGGGTGaactctctctcatttcttagCGCAATGGTCGGATTACCG GATTCGGGAGCATATCTAGAGCGTAGAGTGGGCGGATTACGTAAAGTACTGATTGAAGAGAGAGATTTGAGCAAAAACTCATGGGGCTATCGGGTTGGGCTGTCTGGAGAGAAGTTAGAAATCTACACAGATGCCGGATCAAGTAAAGTTGAATGGAATAAGTTGGGAAGCTCCGCTAATCAACCACTCAAATGGTTTAAG ACTCATTTTGATGCACCAGCAGGAAATGATCCTATTGCATTAAATCTCGGTTCCATGGGAAAGGGTGAAGCCTTTGTCAATGGACAAAGTATCGGTCGATATTGGGTCTTGTTTCAAACCCCGGAAGGCAAACCTTCCCAGACATG GTACCATGTACCTCGAGCCTTCCTCAAGCCTACCGGCAATCTATTAGTTCTCCTGGAAGAAGAAAATGGCGACCCCCTCAAAGTTTCTTTGGACAAAATTTCAGTAGCACAAGTTTGCGGGCTTGTGTCCGAGACACATTTACCCCCAGTGGTCAAATGGTTAGGTCTGAAAACTCAGAACCAAAACAACACTAGAAAGAACCGCGACAGAAGGCCAAAAGTTCAGCTCAGTTGTCCTCCCAAGAGGAACATCTCCAAGGTCTTGTTCGCAAGCTTTGGCAACCCTTCTGGTGATTGTCAAAATTATTCCACCGGAAGCTGCCACTCATCTATTTCTACAGCAATCGTAGAGCAG GTTTGTATCGGTAAGAGGAGATGTTCTATCCTTCTATCGAAGAACAGGTTCGGCGATCCATGCCCAGGCATCAGCAAAACTCTGTTGGTCGATGCACAATGCACGTGA